The Achromobacter pestifer genome includes a region encoding these proteins:
- a CDS encoding AtuA-related protein, which translates to MGILVYDLAHARAGDKGNTSSIAVIAYEEDSWRLLRQALTAELVEQAFAHLGAGKVRRYEIESLRALNFVIPNVLSGGVTRSLRLDPHGKSLSSLMLGIELPASQPQS; encoded by the coding sequence ATGGGCATTCTGGTTTACGACCTGGCGCATGCGCGCGCAGGCGACAAGGGCAATACCTCGAGCATTGCCGTCATTGCCTACGAGGAGGACAGCTGGCGATTGTTGCGCCAGGCGCTCACCGCCGAGCTTGTCGAACAGGCGTTCGCGCATTTGGGCGCTGGGAAGGTGAGGCGCTACGAGATCGAAAGCTTGAGGGCGCTGAACTTCGTCATTCCAAACGTGCTGTCAGGCGGGGTCACGCGCTCGCTCCGTTTGGATCCACATGGCAAGTCGCTCAGCTCGCTGATGCTGGGAATCGAACTGCCCGCCAGCCAACCGCAATCCTGA
- a CDS encoding SDR family oxidoreductase — protein sequence MSRTVIVTGASGLVGSAAVDSFLNAGWEVIAVSRRRPEIISQRPYTHLPVDLQDAEACRRAFGDMPQATHVFYAAVYEKPGLIAGWRDPEQMATNLSMIRNVIEPLAASGTLRHVSVLQGTKAYGVHLHPIRTPARERQPRDDHPNSYWFQEDYIREKAVQSGFGWTIFRPTIVLGPNVGVAMNTVPVIGVYAAVCRAEGKPFCYPGHISYPREAVDARLIGDAGVWAAEHPQSWNEHYNLTNGEVFSWHDLWPSLAEFLGVEAGPDQPVRLAEYLPSRAALWDEIVKQHGLRPLTLAQILGESHYSADARFGYGLKTPPAPAFVSTVKIKQAGFTQTYDTEACVKHWLGVLMERKIIPSSQ from the coding sequence ATGTCGCGCACCGTTATCGTTACTGGCGCCAGCGGGCTGGTCGGCTCCGCTGCCGTCGATTCATTCCTGAACGCGGGCTGGGAAGTCATCGCGGTTTCCCGCCGGCGTCCGGAGATCATCAGCCAACGGCCGTACACCCATCTGCCGGTCGATCTGCAGGACGCGGAGGCGTGCCGCCGCGCCTTCGGGGACATGCCTCAAGCCACGCACGTGTTCTATGCGGCCGTCTACGAGAAGCCTGGTCTCATTGCCGGCTGGCGGGACCCGGAGCAGATGGCCACCAACCTGAGCATGATCAGGAACGTCATCGAGCCGCTGGCCGCCAGCGGCACGCTGCGGCATGTCAGCGTGCTGCAGGGCACCAAGGCCTATGGCGTGCACCTGCATCCCATCCGCACGCCAGCGCGTGAACGTCAGCCCCGCGACGATCATCCGAACTCATACTGGTTCCAGGAAGACTACATCCGGGAAAAGGCCGTACAGAGCGGCTTTGGCTGGACGATTTTCCGTCCCACCATCGTGCTGGGCCCCAATGTGGGTGTAGCCATGAATACCGTGCCGGTCATCGGCGTCTACGCGGCAGTGTGCCGCGCCGAAGGAAAGCCGTTCTGCTATCCCGGCCACATTTCCTATCCGCGTGAAGCCGTGGATGCGCGGCTCATCGGCGATGCCGGGGTCTGGGCGGCGGAGCATCCGCAGTCCTGGAACGAACACTACAACCTTACCAACGGCGAAGTGTTCAGCTGGCACGATCTGTGGCCGTCCCTGGCGGAGTTCCTGGGCGTTGAAGCCGGCCCGGACCAGCCCGTCCGTCTGGCCGAATACCTGCCCAGCCGAGCAGCCCTGTGGGACGAGATCGTCAAGCAGCATGGCTTGCGGCCCCTGACCCTGGCCCAGATCCTTGGAGAATCCCATTACTCCGCCGACGCCCGTTTCGGCTATGGCCTGAAGACCCCGCCCGCGCCCGCATTCGTCAGCACGGTCAAAATCAAGCAGGCGGGCTTCACGCAGACCTATGACACCGAGGCATGCGTGAAGCACTGGCTGGGGGTGCTGATGGAGC
- a CDS encoding acyclic terpene utilization AtuA family protein → MKEARKRLRIGVGAGMADDRIGPAMPLLEGCDIDYLVCECLAERTIARETLSRKHDGAHGYNPMLEARMRAFLPACREKGVRLVSNMGAANPAGAAQAALDVGRDLGWRELKCAAVVGDDVADRVRLHPELRLLDRELPLEAILPQLASANAYLGADVVRDALATGAHVVLTGRVADPSLFLGVALHHHGWSYEDLPKLAAGTIMGHLLECSAQITGGYFADPGKKDVPRLAELAYPYADLYSDGELYIGKPAGSGGRLDRMTCTEQALYEIHDPAAYVTPDCVLSLEGLHFEEQHADRVAVRGIRAAPRTDSYKVVVGYFDGWIGSGEVAYAGVNAIARARLAADTVKERFRLDGGVASEFQVDLIGVSSLHGDQPQAIAGHPYEVRLRVAARCPDRKSAHLLGDHVRQLNMQGPYGAGGPVNLGAKEVIAVDAVLIPRDWVKPEVITLGA, encoded by the coding sequence ATGAAGGAAGCGCGCAAGCGGCTGCGCATCGGCGTAGGCGCCGGCATGGCGGACGACCGCATCGGTCCGGCCATGCCGCTGCTGGAAGGCTGCGATATCGACTATCTGGTGTGCGAATGCCTGGCCGAAAGGACTATCGCGCGCGAAACGCTGTCGCGCAAGCATGACGGCGCTCACGGCTACAACCCGATGCTGGAGGCGCGCATGCGCGCCTTCCTGCCGGCGTGCCGGGAAAAAGGCGTAAGGCTGGTGTCCAATATGGGCGCGGCCAACCCGGCCGGCGCCGCGCAGGCCGCGCTGGACGTCGGCCGCGACTTGGGATGGCGGGAGCTCAAGTGCGCCGCCGTAGTCGGCGACGATGTGGCCGACCGCGTGCGCTTGCATCCCGAACTGCGCCTCCTGGATCGCGAACTGCCGCTGGAAGCGATTCTGCCGCAGCTGGCATCGGCAAACGCCTACCTGGGCGCCGATGTCGTCCGCGATGCGTTGGCCACCGGCGCGCACGTGGTGCTGACGGGCCGGGTCGCCGATCCCTCGCTGTTTCTGGGAGTGGCCCTGCATCATCACGGCTGGAGCTATGAGGACCTGCCCAAGTTGGCGGCGGGTACCATCATGGGCCACCTGCTGGAGTGCTCCGCCCAGATCACCGGCGGCTACTTCGCCGACCCGGGCAAGAAAGACGTTCCCCGCTTGGCCGAACTGGCCTATCCCTACGCCGATCTTTACAGCGACGGCGAACTGTACATAGGCAAGCCGGCTGGCTCGGGCGGCCGCCTCGACCGCATGACCTGCACCGAGCAGGCGCTGTACGAAATCCATGATCCCGCGGCCTACGTGACGCCAGATTGCGTGCTGAGCCTGGAAGGCCTGCATTTTGAAGAGCAGCACGCAGACCGGGTGGCTGTGCGCGGCATACGCGCCGCGCCGCGCACCGATAGCTACAAGGTCGTGGTCGGCTACTTCGATGGGTGGATAGGCTCCGGCGAGGTCGCCTATGCGGGCGTGAACGCGATCGCGCGGGCACGTCTGGCGGCCGACACGGTGAAAGAGCGGTTCCGTCTCGACGGGGGCGTGGCCAGCGAGTTCCAGGTCGATCTGATCGGCGTCAGCAGCCTGCATGGCGATCAGCCGCAGGCCATCGCCGGCCATCCCTACGAAGTCCGGTTGCGCGTGGCCGCCCGCTGCCCCGACAGAAAGAGCGCCCACTTGCTGGGCGACCACGTGCGGCAGCTGAACATGCAAGGGCCGTATGGCGCAGGCGGTCCCGTCAATCTGGGCGCCAAGGAGGTTATCGCGGTGGATGCCGTTTTGATTCCGCGCGACTGGGTCAAGCCCGAAGTCATTACGTTGGGAGCCTGA
- a CDS encoding autotransporter family protein produces the protein MVASSCLRTGWLKSAALVFYAANFASPANAQSVSGTGQVLPGPVQTPHWTVVGDLTVGDTLAGELVINAGGSVDNDWAYVGSLNGAPGAVTVSGRDGNGTASTWTSSGPVLIGGESGSSGMLSILDGGVAHSDSARIGVDHGSVGEVFVSGVGSIWNINTVGAFEIGTGGKGTLRIDNGVVHSGQAIIGWNAGGEGSVTVSGPKAVWDPLNNIYVGFEGTGDLRVLDGASVSTVASTGPGAAAAVYIGKSVGSVGTVTVSSATVDISTLAASDRIEIASEGTGTLTIAKGGVAVAARNTWLASAGTSTGTLNLTGDASGRGVLETGSVIKGAGNATFNLDGGILRANRDEGNFLNGFATQAVGSGGAWFDTNGHDVGVSTAFSGTSRLNKQGAGTLTLSGNSAAFTGTTDIQAGTLQADGVLGGPVNVLAAARLTGTGRVGATLNQGAIAPGPRGGFGALTIAGNYAAQGGSLEIRTQLGADDSPTDKLVITGDSAGTTPVTVKNMGGAGAQTQRGIQVVQVHGLSAGRFDLANGDYVIGGRPALVAGAYGYVLQQDSVDGGWYLRSSLTNPGTTPTDPGTTPTDPGTTPTDPGTTPTDPGTTPTDPGTTPTDPGTTPTDPGTTPTDPGTTPTNPGTTPTDPGTPSPGGGSPGAEPPLLYQPGVPVYEAYANTLLHLSQLPTLRQRVGNRLYDPADAGRNGAWSRVEGATARLDPGSSTTGVRQNVDSWKAQFGVDRILAGQEEGSRLVGGLAFHYGKADTRVSSAYGSGTIDTTAYGLTPTLTWYGKNGVYIDAQAQATWFDSDLNSRLAGKLKGGQKAQSYGLGIEAGKAVGLTEGFALIPQAQLTYVSARFDSFNDKFDARIASDKGDSLLGRLGIALDYKSNWQTAGVNRESNVYGVVNVKHEFLDGTRVRVADTQVASRMARTWGSVGAGVNYGWGGRYAIYGQVDADTDFSGSHIVTATAGFRMFF, from the coding sequence ATGGTCGCCAGCAGTTGCCTACGCACGGGATGGCTAAAGTCGGCTGCCCTCGTTTTCTACGCGGCGAACTTCGCCAGTCCCGCAAATGCCCAATCGGTTTCCGGCACAGGCCAGGTTCTGCCCGGGCCCGTCCAGACGCCGCATTGGACGGTGGTGGGCGATCTGACGGTCGGAGATACCCTCGCCGGGGAGTTGGTCATCAATGCGGGCGGTTCCGTAGACAACGACTGGGCCTACGTTGGAAGTCTCAATGGCGCGCCAGGCGCCGTGACGGTGTCGGGCCGTGACGGCAATGGCACAGCGTCCACCTGGACCAGCTCCGGCCCGGTGCTGATCGGCGGCGAGTCCGGCAGCAGCGGCATGCTGAGCATCCTGGACGGCGGCGTGGCGCATAGCGACTCGGCCAGAATAGGGGTTGACCATGGCAGCGTCGGGGAAGTCTTCGTTTCCGGAGTGGGGTCAATCTGGAACATCAACACGGTCGGCGCGTTTGAGATCGGCACGGGCGGCAAAGGCACGCTGCGGATCGACAACGGCGTCGTGCACAGCGGCCAGGCGATCATCGGCTGGAATGCCGGCGGCGAGGGGAGCGTTACGGTATCTGGCCCGAAGGCGGTCTGGGACCCGCTGAACAATATATACGTGGGTTTCGAAGGCACTGGCGACTTGCGCGTCCTGGATGGCGCCAGCGTCAGCACCGTCGCATCGACCGGACCTGGCGCCGCGGCCGCGGTTTACATCGGGAAGAGCGTGGGCAGCGTCGGCACGGTGACCGTATCGAGCGCGACGGTCGATATCTCGACGCTTGCGGCCAGCGACCGCATCGAAATCGCTTCGGAGGGCACGGGAACGCTGACCATAGCCAAGGGCGGGGTGGCGGTCGCCGCCCGCAACACGTGGCTTGCCTCTGCGGGTACGTCCACCGGCACACTGAACCTGACCGGCGATGCCAGCGGCCGGGGGGTGTTGGAGACCGGCTCGGTCATCAAGGGCGCGGGCAATGCCACCTTCAACCTGGACGGCGGCATCCTGCGGGCCAATCGTGACGAGGGCAATTTCCTGAACGGCTTCGCCACGCAGGCCGTGGGCAGCGGCGGCGCCTGGTTCGATACGAACGGTCACGACGTGGGCGTGTCTACCGCGTTCTCGGGGACGTCGCGCTTGAACAAGCAGGGCGCCGGCACGCTGACCTTGTCAGGCAATAGCGCGGCGTTCACGGGAACCACCGATATTCAGGCAGGAACGCTGCAGGCGGATGGCGTTCTCGGCGGCCCGGTGAATGTGCTGGCGGCGGCACGGCTGACCGGCACGGGACGCGTTGGCGCGACGCTCAACCAGGGCGCCATCGCTCCGGGGCCGCGCGGCGGCTTCGGCGCCCTCACGATCGCCGGCAACTATGCGGCACAGGGCGGCAGCCTGGAGATCCGCACGCAGCTTGGCGCCGATGACTCGCCGACGGACAAGCTGGTGATCACGGGCGACAGCGCAGGCACGACTCCGGTCACGGTGAAGAACATGGGAGGCGCTGGCGCGCAGACCCAACGGGGCATACAGGTCGTGCAGGTCCATGGCCTGTCGGCGGGAAGATTCGATCTGGCTAACGGCGACTACGTCATCGGGGGGCGTCCGGCCTTGGTGGCTGGCGCCTATGGCTATGTGCTGCAACAGGACTCGGTTGATGGCGGCTGGTACTTGCGATCGTCCCTGACCAATCCAGGTACTACGCCGACCGATCCTGGCACCACTCCGACGGATCCAGGCACGACTCCAACTGATCCAGGCACGACTCCAACTGATCCAGGCACCACTCCAACTGATCCAGGCACGACTCCAACTGATCCAGGCACGACTCCAACTGATCCAGGCACCACTCCAACTGATCCAGGCACCACTCCGACGAATCCAGGCACCACTCCGACCGATCCCGGCACTCCCTCGCCCGGCGGCGGTTCGCCGGGCGCCGAACCGCCATTGCTCTATCAGCCCGGCGTGCCGGTCTACGAAGCCTATGCCAATACGCTGCTGCACCTGAGCCAGCTGCCTACCCTGCGCCAGCGAGTCGGCAATCGCCTCTATGACCCGGCGGATGCCGGCCGCAACGGCGCATGGAGCCGTGTAGAGGGCGCAACGGCCCGGCTCGACCCTGGGTCGTCCACCACGGGCGTGCGTCAGAACGTCGATAGTTGGAAGGCGCAATTTGGCGTTGACCGCATCCTGGCGGGCCAGGAAGAGGGTTCCCGTCTGGTGGGCGGCCTGGCCTTTCACTACGGCAAGGCCGACACGCGCGTTTCGTCGGCGTACGGTAGCGGCACCATCGACACCACTGCCTATGGCCTGACGCCGACCTTGACCTGGTACGGCAAGAATGGCGTCTATATCGATGCCCAGGCTCAGGCGACCTGGTTCGACAGCGACCTGAACTCGCGTCTGGCTGGCAAATTGAAGGGCGGCCAGAAGGCCCAGAGCTATGGGCTGGGTATCGAAGCGGGTAAGGCTGTCGGATTGACGGAGGGGTTCGCCCTGATCCCGCAGGCGCAGCTGACATACGTATCAGCCCGCTTCGACAGCTTCAACGACAAATTCGACGCGCGCATCGCAAGCGACAAGGGCGATAGCCTGCTGGGCCGTCTCGGTATCGCGCTGGACTACAAAAGCAATTGGCAAACGGCTGGCGTGAACCGGGAATCGAACGTCTATGGCGTCGTCAACGTGAAACACGAATTCCTGGACGGAACGCGTGTGCGCGTGGCCGACACGCAGGTCGCCAGTCGCATGGCTCGAACCTGGGGCAGCGTGGGGGCTGGCGTGAACTACGGTTGGGGAGGGCGCTATGCGATCTACGGCCAGGTTGACGCCGACACGGATTTTTCCGGCAGTCATATCGTCACCGCGACCGCGGGTTTCAGGATGTTTTTCTAA
- a CDS encoding LysR family transcriptional regulator — protein sequence MTLTISELEAVLLVAETLNFRMAAERVPISQPALSRRVQAAEQKLGARLFDRDKHGVALTSAGAELVPIAMRMLSEFRDSLSDLSEFIAGRRGSINIWALPSVASALLPAATRAFQKSHPQVRLNIHAVSARQITQAVSEGNADIGISIEVPDQPASVQFTPLLKENFVLICPIGDPLAQRKRVDWRVFADRPYVASGPASSIRQVTDQILAASGRLPEMNYVSDNISVVGAMVAAGVGIAAVPQLALRLMDTTRLCSVALHSPTASRNIGILLKNQRSLSAAALRFLDTLRQTDPG from the coding sequence ATGACCCTGACCATTTCCGAACTGGAGGCCGTGCTGTTGGTGGCGGAAACGCTCAACTTCCGCATGGCCGCCGAACGTGTGCCTATCTCGCAGCCGGCACTCAGCCGGCGGGTGCAGGCGGCGGAACAGAAGCTCGGCGCCAGACTGTTCGACCGCGACAAGCATGGCGTGGCGCTTACCTCCGCCGGCGCGGAACTGGTGCCGATTGCGATGCGGATGCTGTCGGAATTCCGTGACTCGCTTAGCGATCTGTCCGAGTTCATCGCGGGCCGCCGTGGCAGCATCAACATCTGGGCGCTTCCCTCCGTCGCCTCCGCCTTGCTGCCCGCGGCGACGCGCGCCTTCCAGAAGTCGCACCCGCAGGTGCGCCTGAACATCCATGCGGTCTCCGCGCGCCAGATCACGCAGGCTGTTTCGGAAGGCAATGCCGACATCGGCATATCCATCGAGGTTCCCGACCAGCCCGCAAGCGTGCAATTCACGCCCCTGCTGAAGGAGAACTTCGTGCTGATCTGTCCGATCGGCGATCCCCTGGCGCAACGCAAGCGCGTGGATTGGCGCGTTTTCGCCGACCGGCCTTACGTTGCGAGCGGCCCCGCCAGCAGCATCCGCCAGGTCACCGACCAGATCCTGGCCGCCTCGGGACGGCTGCCGGAGATGAATTACGTGTCCGACAATATTTCGGTCGTGGGCGCGATGGTGGCTGCCGGCGTGGGCATAGCGGCGGTGCCGCAACTGGCCCTGCGCCTGATGGATACCACGCGTCTGTGCAGCGTGGCGCTGCACTCGCCGACCGCGTCACGGAACATCGGCATATTGCTCAAGAACCAACGGTCCCTGTCCGCGGCGGCACTGCGCTTCCTGGACACCTTGCGGCAGACGGATCCGGGCTAG
- a CDS encoding SMP-30/gluconolactonase/LRE family protein: MYPPAEPMGTEVYARLPESLHLTEQASTWLAARHVTMHSFLEGPSFDRSGNLWCVDLAHGRILRVDPAGNFEVVVSYEGEPNGLKIHRDGRIFVADHLHGLMLLDPETRSIRPYLQHVRREGLKGLNDLFFASNGDLYFTDQGESALENPTGRVFRLRADGKTVDLIMDGLAGPNGLVMNKAENVLYVAITHDNAIYALRLEPDGQMKKASRFIQLSGSTAGPDGMALDEAGNLALVHAQAGTVWLFSPLGEPLYRIRSCAGMRTTNVAFGGEDGRSLFITEAEQGVILRARLPHPGKRMYSHRD; encoded by the coding sequence ATGTATCCTCCCGCTGAGCCCATGGGCACCGAGGTCTACGCCCGGCTGCCCGAATCCCTGCACCTGACCGAGCAGGCCTCGACCTGGCTAGCCGCGCGCCATGTGACGATGCACTCCTTCCTGGAGGGACCTTCCTTCGACCGCTCGGGCAATCTCTGGTGCGTCGATCTGGCGCATGGGCGCATCCTGCGCGTGGATCCGGCAGGCAATTTCGAGGTCGTCGTCAGTTACGAAGGCGAACCCAATGGTCTGAAGATCCATCGCGACGGCCGCATCTTCGTCGCCGACCATCTGCATGGCCTGATGCTTCTTGATCCCGAGACCCGCAGCATCCGGCCCTACCTGCAGCATGTGCGGCGGGAAGGCTTGAAGGGCCTGAACGATCTGTTCTTCGCATCCAACGGCGACCTCTACTTCACCGACCAGGGTGAAAGCGCCTTGGAGAACCCCACCGGCCGCGTCTTCCGCCTGCGCGCCGACGGCAAGACGGTGGACCTCATCATGGACGGCCTGGCCGGCCCCAACGGTCTGGTCATGAACAAGGCCGAGAACGTGCTTTACGTGGCCATCACGCACGACAACGCCATCTACGCGCTGCGGCTGGAGCCGGATGGCCAGATGAAGAAGGCCAGCCGTTTCATTCAGCTATCCGGCAGCACCGCCGGGCCGGACGGCATGGCCCTGGATGAGGCCGGCAACCTGGCCCTCGTCCATGCGCAGGCGGGCACCGTATGGCTGTTCAGCCCGCTGGGTGAACCCCTCTACCGTATCCGTTCCTGCGCGGGCATGCGCACCACCAACGTTGCTTTCGGTGGCGAGGATGGGCGTTCCTTGTTCATCACCGAAGCGGAGCAGGGCGTCATTCTGCGCGCCCGGCTGCCGCATCCCGGCAAGCGGATGTACTCGCACAGAGACTGA
- a CDS encoding Bug family tripartite tricarboxylate transporter substrate binding protein, translating into MIPFRLIAGLALSLAAVTGAQAADAYPARPIRLIATFGPGSSIDIIARLVAKPLAEQLGQPVIVENKPGAGGDLATDIVAKSGKDGYTIGFASAGPITVNPNARSKMPYDPLKDLAPVALVATGPNVILVNPSIPVTNLKELIAYIKANPNKVNYASAGVGTSGHIAGELFQHLSKTEILHVPYKGNSDAITDTLGGRTQMVISGVPPILSFVKSGQLRALAVADAKRSPLLPDVPTVAEAGLPGAESVAWYGIVAPAGTPQAILDRLHDEIVKAVNNPETQEKFAGLGIVPSADSRVDFGKRMADEYVRFKELFKQINLVMD; encoded by the coding sequence ATGATTCCTTTCCGATTGATCGCCGGCCTGGCCCTGAGCCTGGCCGCCGTCACAGGTGCGCAGGCCGCCGATGCCTACCCCGCGCGCCCCATACGCCTGATCGCCACCTTCGGCCCCGGCAGTTCCATCGACATCATTGCGCGGCTGGTGGCCAAACCCCTGGCCGAGCAACTGGGCCAGCCGGTAATCGTCGAGAACAAGCCGGGCGCAGGCGGTGACCTCGCCACCGACATCGTCGCCAAGTCCGGCAAGGATGGCTACACCATCGGCTTCGCCTCCGCTGGGCCGATCACGGTCAATCCCAATGCCCGCAGCAAGATGCCCTATGACCCGCTCAAGGATCTGGCGCCGGTCGCCCTGGTGGCGACGGGACCGAACGTCATCCTGGTCAACCCGTCGATTCCGGTCACGAACCTGAAGGAGCTGATTGCCTACATCAAGGCCAATCCGAACAAGGTCAACTACGCCTCGGCTGGCGTGGGCACCAGCGGCCACATCGCCGGTGAACTGTTCCAGCACCTGTCCAAGACCGAAATCCTGCACGTGCCTTACAAGGGCAACAGCGATGCGATCACCGACACTCTGGGCGGGCGTACCCAGATGGTCATCAGCGGCGTGCCGCCCATCCTGTCGTTCGTGAAGTCCGGCCAGCTGCGCGCCCTGGCCGTGGCCGATGCCAAGCGTTCGCCCTTGCTGCCTGACGTCCCCACTGTCGCCGAAGCCGGGCTGCCTGGCGCGGAAAGCGTCGCCTGGTACGGCATTGTCGCGCCTGCCGGCACGCCGCAGGCGATCCTGGACCGTCTCCACGACGAGATCGTCAAAGCCGTGAACAACCCGGAAACGCAGGAGAAATTCGCCGGCCTGGGTATCGTTCCTTCAGCAGACAGCCGGGTGGACTTCGGCAAGCGCATGGCGGACGAGTACGTCCGTTTCAAGGAATTGTTCAAGCAGATCAACCTGGTTATGGATTGA